From one Rosa rugosa chromosome 4, drRosRugo1.1, whole genome shotgun sequence genomic stretch:
- the LOC133745815 gene encoding alpha-(1,4)-fucosyltransferase, with translation MPLKPFNSCSIAFMLGGAFLILFLCSFLEFPSLSTSIHQPPIDDPTLSLTHSAPDPFTNLISSFRKWDSQVGCARFTEKHKSLAQNGSSSSSSSSLQQPSECGKKKPQMEHVSVLVKGWTWIPDNLDNLYSCSCGLSCLWTKSSVLADKPDALLFETTTPPLQRRHGDPLRVYMDLEAGRKRSGVEDLYVSYHAKDDVQATYAGALFHNGRNYHVSSYKNNDTLIYWSSSRCLPQRNKLAKRLLSLLPSHSFGKCLNNVGGLDMALSFYPECANGAGDGPQKWWDHLHCAMSHYKFVLAIENTMTESYVTEKLFYALDSGAVPIYFGAPNVWDFVPPHSIIDGSKFSNLEDLASYVKALANDPVAYAEYHAWRRCGLFGNYVKTRALSLDTLPCRLCEVVGRKGGRYARG, from the exons atgccATTGAAGCCCTTCAACTCCTGCAGCATCGCCTTCATGTTGGGTGGCGCATTCCTCATCCTCTTCCTCTGTAGCTTCCTCGAATTCCCTTCTCTCTCAACCTCAATTCACCAACCCCCGATCGACGaccccactctctctctcacccactCCGCCCCTGACCCATTCACCAATCTCATCTCTTCCTTCAGAAAATGGGACTCTCAGGTGGGTTGTGCTCGGTTCACAGAAAAGCATAAGTCTTTGGCCCAAAatgggtcttcttcttcttcttcttcttctctgcagCAACCATCTGAGTGTGGGAAGAAGAAGCCGCAGATGGAGCATGTCAGCGTTTTGGTCAAAGGGTGGACTTGGATTCCTGATAATCTGGACAATTTGTATTCATGCTCATGTGGGTTGAGCTGTTTGTGGACTAAATCGTCTGTTCTGGCTGACAAACCTGATGCCCTGTTGTTTGAGACCACTACCCCTCCGCTTCAG AGACGCCATGGAGATCCACTTCGTGTGTACATGGATCTTGAGGCTGGCAGGAAGCGATCTGGTGTTGAGGACTTGTATGTTAGTTATCATGCCAAAGACGATGTGCAGGCTACCTATGCTGGTGCACTCTTTCACAATGGTCGGAATTATCATGTATCCTCTTACAAAAACAAT GATACACTTATCTATTGGTCATCCTCACGTTGTCTGCCTCAAAGAAATAAGCTTGCCAAGAGGCTTCTCAGCTTACTACCATCCCATTCATTCGGCAAGTGCTTGAATAATGTCGGTGGTTTGGACATGGCCCTTTCTTTCTACCCCGAGTGTGCCAATGGTGCTGGTGATGGCCCCCAAAAATGGTGGGACCATTTACACTGTGCCATGTCTCACTATAAGTTTGTTCTAGCTATTGAAAACACAATGACAGAGAGTTATGTGACAGAGAAGCTGTTCTATGCTCTAGATTCTGGTGCAGTTCCTATCTATTTTGGTGCCCCTAATGTTTGGGACTTTGTCCCTCCCCATTCTATAATAGATGGCAGTAAATTCAGCAACCTGGAGGATTTGGCTTCTTATGTAAAGGCCCTTGCCAATGACCCAGTTGCTTATGCTGAGTACCATGCATGGAGAAGATGTGGCTTATTCGGCAACTATGTAAAAACTCGTGCATTGAGCCTTGATACATTGCCTTGCAGACTCTGTGAGGTAGTTGGGAGAAAAGGTGGGAGATATGCAAGAGGGTAG
- the LOC133743477 gene encoding ankyrin repeat domain-containing protein EMB506, chloroplastic: MGMVSIPAFSAVQSVSIPRDYHSFAIVNSLKAKGKSHQLELLGNTNVLKACSIWSGGSFSSSDKHSKLRTFLVESNQASSLQSRVETWEGPDDGSGTESEEEEEEEEEEEHDLGFQSEWEEDEEKRAPAANAGDVQKFTTNELEEQLVKEVEQLLEVEERAILQKHAAPNMEKLSTAKWSPLHTLSLSGLVTFMDKLLEDGVDINFFDKDGVTALHTAIIGKKEAVISHLLRKGASPHVRDRDGATPLHYAVHVGTKRIVKLLIKYKVDVNIADNDGWTPLHVAVQSRNRDIVKLLLVNGADKSRRNKDGRTPIDLGLCYGKDFKSYDLTKLLKTVPMDRDF, from the exons ATGGGCATGGTTTCAATACCAGCATTCTCAGCTGTACAGTCAGTCTCTATACCCAGAGATTATCATTCGTTTGCGATTGTGAACTCTTTGAAGGCCAAGGGGAAGAGTCATCAATTAGAATTGCTTGGTAACACCAATGTCTTGAAAGCATGTAGTATATGGAGTGGTGGCAGCTTTAGCTCCTCTGATAAGCACTCAAAGTTGAGGACCTTTTTGGTCGAGTCAAACCAAGCATCTTCGTTACAATCTCGTGTGGAAACATGGGAAGGTCCTGATGATGGCAGTGGGACTGAatctgaggaggaggaggaggaggaggaagaagaagaacatgaCTTGGGTTTCCAAAGCGAAtgggaagaagatgaagaaaagcGGGCTCCAGCTGCTAATGCTGGTGATGTTCAGAAGTTCACAACAAATGAGTTGGAAGAGCAACTTGTTAAAG AGGTGGAACAGCTCTTGGAGGTAGAAGAAAGAGCAATTTTGCAAAAGCATGCAGCTCCCAACATGGAGAAATTATCAAct GCAAAATGGAGCCCACTACATACTCTTTCACTATCTGGGCTAGTTACTTTCATGGATAAGCTGCTTGAAGATGGTGTAgatattaatttttttgataaa GATGGTGTAACCGCTCTTCACACTGCAATCATAGGCAAAAAAGAAGCTGTTATTAGTCATCTTCTAAGAAAAGGTGCAAGTCCTCATGTCAGAGATCGG GATGGGGCTACACCACTTCATTATGCAGTTCATGTAGGCACCAAGCGAATTGTGAAGTTATTGATCAAATACAAAGTTGATGTCAACATTGCAGATAAT GACGGATGGACGCCATTGCACGTTGCTGTGCAAAGTAGAAATAGAGATATTGTGAAACTTTTGTTAGTGAATGGTGCAGATAAGAGTAGAAGAAATAAG GATGGCAGAACTCCCATAGATCTGGGCCTGTGTTATGGGAAAGACTTCAAGTCCTATGACCTCACCAAGTTACTGAAGACAGTACCAATGGACAGAGATTTTTGA
- the LOC133706889 gene encoding structural maintenance of chromosomes protein 4-like — protein sequence MESPPDKFMADGSESRKPRLFIREMVMSNFKSYAGEQRVGPFHKSFSAVVGPNGSGKSNVIDAMLFVFGKRAKQMRLNRVSELIHNSTNCHNMDSARVSLHFQEIIDLDDGTFEAVPGSDFVITRVAYRDNSSRYYINDRSSNFTQVTKKLKGKGVDLDNNRFLILQGEVEQISLMKPKAQGSQDEGLLEYLEDIIGTSKYVEKIDKSYKEIESLNAKRSGVVQMVKLAEKERDGLEDGKNEAEAYMLKELSLLNWQEKATQLAYEDTSAKMLDLQETITSLEENLNNDREKIQERHNALKELESVYDKHMKQKEELYHTLNRYKDEFKHLEKERAKYLVNLQYVEQKIKKLDEKLEKDSLKINDREKECENSTNEIPELEKSIPQLRKLLLDEEKVLEEIIENCKGDTETYRCELTTVRSRLEPWEKQLIEHRKKFDVAYTEHELLDEKHQAGRAAFEDARKQMDDILGMIQTKTADIAKIRCELEKSEFERTEYRKAEQEYIKEQEALIPCEQAARQKVAELKHLLDSEKSRGRLLKAILQAKLSNRIPGIHGRLGDLGAIDEQYDVAISTACPGLDNIVVETTGGAIACVELLRREHLGVADFMIMEKITDCLPVRKENVRTPEGVPRLFDLVRVEDQRMKLAFFKALKNTVVAKDLDQAERIAYGGNPKFRVVTLDGAVFEISGTMSGGGSKPCGSKIGRSICTTVVSEEAITDASRGLASMADKLNDIRQHIADAAKRYQASGDAIAHWELELAKSQKEIDSLSSQHSYLEKQIGSLEAASQPKKDELDQLRKLDSIISAEGNKIDELIQGSKQLKEKALELQHNIENAGGERLKVQKSKVDKIKSDIDEKNTEINYYKVQIETGQKTIKELRKVIQDSKKKKERQDKEKETLCENFKEKEEKASLVQENYVETQKLIDKHKDVLDKAKSEYCNMKKTVYELRAWKDKAEFELEDMKKKYKDLKFEGKAYKARLDKLQIALIKHMDQVHKDLVDSEKVQATLADEHLNSCCDLKRAIEMAALLEAQMREMNPNLDSISEYQRKVLLYNERVEDLSIVTKQRDDIKRQYDELRKKRLDDFMAGFNAISMKLKEMYQMITLGGDAELELVDSLDPFSEGVVFSVRPPKKSWKNISNLSGGEKTLSSLALVFALHHYKPTPLYVMDEIDAALDFKNVSIVGHYVKDQTKNAQFIIISLRNNMFELADRLVGIYKTHNCTKSITINPGSFVICNQAAQE from the exons ATGGAATCGCCGCCGGACAAGTTCATGGCCGATGGCTCGGAGTCGAGGAAGCCGAGGCTGTTCATCAGGGAAATGGTTATGAGCAACTTCAAGTCTTACGCCGGTGAACAACGCGTTGGTCCTTTTCACAAG AGCTTTTCTGCTGTTGTTGGACCTAATGGGAGTGGGAAGAGCAACGTCATAGATGCAATGCTCTTTGTATTCGGAAAACGAGCAAAGCAG ATGCGACTTAACAGAGTTTCGGAGCTCATTCATAACTCCACTAATTGCCACAATATGGATAGTGCTCGAGTTTCTCTTCATTTCCAGGAGATCATTGATTTG GACGATGGGACGTTTGAAGCTGTTCCAGGAAGTGATTTTGTAATCACTAGGGTAGCATATCGGGATAACTCCTCCAGGTATTACATCAATGACCGTTCAAGCAATTTTACTCAAGTTACCAAGAAACTGAAAGGGAAAGGAGTTGACCTGGACAACAATCGCTTCTTGATTCTTCAG GGTGAAGTTGAGCAGATCTCACTCATGAAGCCAAAAGCTCAAGGATCTCAGGATGAAGGCCTCCTCGAGTACCTTGAGGACATTATTGGGACCAGCAAATATGTCGAAAAAATTGACAAATCTTATAAAGA GATAGAGTCCCTAAATGCGAAAAGATCTGGTGTCGTGCAAATGGTTAAGCTggcagagaaagaaagagatggcTTGGAG GATGGGAAGAATGAAGCGGAAGCTTACATGCTGAAAGAGTTGTCCCTTCTAAATTGGCAAGAGAAAGCCACACAATTGGCTTATGAAGATACCTCTGCAAAAATGCTTGATCTGCAGGAAACTATAACCAGCTTAGAAGAAAATCTGAACAATGATAG GGAGAAGATCCAGGAGCGTCATAATGCACTGAAGGAGCTTGAATCTGTGTACGATAAACATATGAAACAAAAAGAG GAGTTGTATCATACCCTCAACAGATATAAGGATGAATTTAAGCATCTTGAAAAGGAGCGTGCAAAATATCTCGTGAATCTGCAATATGTGGAGCAGAAGATCAAGAAACTCGATGAAAAACTTGAAAAG GATTCATTAAAGATTAATGACAGAGAGAAGGAATGTGAGAACTCGACTAATGAGATCCCAGAACTTGAGAAAAGTATTCCCCAACTGCGAAAACTCTTGTTGGATGAAGAAAAAGTCCTGGAGGAAATTATTGAGAATTGCAAAG GGGATACCGAAACATATCGCTGTGAGCTTACAACAGTTCGTTCCAGATTAGAACCTTGGGAAAAACAGCTGATTGAGCACCGGAAGAAATTTGATGTTGCATATACTGAACACGAGCTTTTGGATGAAAAG CATCAAGCTGGTCGTGCAGCTTTTGAAGACGCTCGAAAGCAGATGGATGATATATTGGGAATGATACAAACAAAAACTGCAGACATTGCAAAAATTCGGTGTGAGCTAGAAAAGAGCGAGTTCGAAAGGACGGAATACCGTAAAGCAGAACAg GAATACATCAAAGAACAAGAAGCTCTCATACCTTGTGAACAAGCTGCAAGACAGAAGGTTGCAGAACTCAAGCATCTTCTGGATTCTGAAAAGAGTAGGGGAAGACTTTTAAAAGCAATTTTACAGGCTAAGTTGTCCAACCGAATACCGGGAATACATGGCCGACTGGGTGATTTAGGTGCCATTGATG AGCAATATGATGTTGCCATATCAACGGCTTGCCCTGGACTTGATAATATTGTGGTGGAAACAACTGGTGGAGCAATAGCTTGTGTTGAGCTACTCCGAAGAGAGCATCTTGGTGTTGCTGATTTCATGATAATG GAAAAGATCACTGATTGTTTACCAGTGAGGAAGGAGAATGTAAGAACTCCAGAAGGAGTTCCACGCCTTTTCGATCTAGTTAGGGTTGAGGACCAGAGAATGAAACTTGCTTTCTTTAAGGCATTGAAGAATACTGTTGTAGCTAAAGATCTAGATCAG GCAGAACGTATTGCATATGGAGGAAACCCCAAATTTCGAGTGGTAACACTCGATGGTGCAGTATTTGAAATATCTGGTACTATGAGTGGTGGTGGAAGTAAGCCATGTGGTAGTAAGATTGGCCGATCTATATGTACTACTGTAGTGTCAGAAGAAGCTATTACAGATGCGAGCAGGGGGCTTGCTAGTATGGCTGATAAATTAAACGATATCCGCCAACATATTGCTGATGCAGCAAAGAGATATCAAGCCTCTGGAGATGCAATTGCACACTGGGAGTTGGAATTAGCTAAAAGCCAGAAAGAG ATTGACAGTTTGAGTTCACAACATAGTTATCTTGAAAAGCAAATTGGTTCCTTGGAGGCTGCATCACAGCCGAAGAAGGATGAGCTTGATCAGCTAAGAAAGCTTGATAGTATCATTTCTGCTGAAGGAAATAAGATCGACGAACTCATCCAAGGATCTAAGCAGCTTAAGGAAAAG GCCTTGGAGCTTCAGCATAACATAGAAAATGCTGGTGGGGAAAGATTAAAAGTACAGAAGTCAAAGGTCGATAAGATTAAGTCC GATATTGATGAAAAGAACACTGAAATCAATTACTACAAAGTCCAGATTGAGACTGGCCAGAAAACTATAAAGGAGTTGAGAAAAGTGATTCAAgattcaaagaagaagaaagaacgaCAAGACAAGGAGAAGGAAACGTTATGTGaaaatttcaaagaaaaagaagagaaggcaTCTCTAGTTCAAGAGAACTACGTGGAAACCCAGAAG CTGATTGATAAACATAAAGACGTGTTGGATAAAGCAAAATCTGAGTATTGCAATATGAAAAAGACTGTGTATGAATTGCGGGCATGGAAG GATAAAGCTGAGTTTGAACTAGAAGATATGAAGAAGAAATACAAGGATCTGAAATTTGAGGGGAAGGCTTATAAGGCCAGGCTTGATAAGTTGCAAATTGCCCTTATAAAGCATATGGATCA AGTTCATAAAGATTTAGTGGACTCTGAAAAGGTTCAAGCAACCTTGGCAGATGAGCATCTTAATAGTTGTTGCGACCTTAAAAGGGCCATTGAAATGGCAGCACTACTAGAAGCACAAATGAGAGAGATGAATCCAAATCTTGATTCAATCTCAGA GTACCAAAGAAAGGTCTTATTATATAACGAAAGAGTGGAGGATCTGAGTATTGTCACAAAACAGCGTGATGACATAAAGAGGCAGTATGATGAATTGAGAAAGAAGAG GTTGGATGATTTTATGGCAGGATTTAATGCAATATCTAtgaagttaaaggaaatgtatcag ATGATCACGCTGGGAGGTGATGCAGAACTTGAGTTAGTCGACTCCCTGGATCCTTTCTCCGAAGGTGTTGTCTTCAGCGTGAGACCACCAAAGAAGAGTTGGAAAAATATTTCAAACTTATCTGGTGGTGAAAAG ACATTGAGCTCATTGGCTCTCGTGTTTGCACTGCATCATTACAAGCCTACGCCTCTTTATGTCATGGATGAAATTGATGCTGCCTTAG ACTTTAAGAATGTCTCCATCGTTGGTCATTACGTGAAGGACCAGACAAAGAATGCACAGTTCATAATCATAAG CCTTAGAAATAATATGTTTGAGCTAGCGGATCGACTTGTGGGGATATACAAAACTCATAATTGCACAAAGAGCATTACCATCAACCCAGGGAGTTTTGTGATCTGCAATCAAGCTGCTCAAGAATAA